In Labrus bergylta chromosome 11, fLabBer1.1, whole genome shotgun sequence, one genomic interval encodes:
- the dixdc1a gene encoding dixin-A isoform X2 → MGAKQMKCLSSASPAHSPKEEYVITHATDTPKEETLHSQSEDQGEPQDDKFEVTEKKSVAEEVSLCGLCPSLGQDGQEEEKSWEEQLEAHQEQLEKEMQEARRMVFRLQALLLHGSLPEEDQDGSVSFGDNRANAEQQLVLIRSRLDQSVEEGLDLKRELLRHKQEARHLQAIKDALQQRLAVQDDAVLQLKQELLRSNMAKDQLEGENAELKHKLSERNKFLSEYEQQLGRKDRILQQQQQKLDEAQHKAHEVGRGRSFRSESGGYSNSVASTSPAAFQHSAPGEELQLVREALRSLRDNFSGHDPQHHTLDTLEQGVASLMDRLHSVDAQRRHDRGELKSPGRRANSTDRESWPPSSKMAHSHSSPGLDTAVSTKVLYFTDRSLTPFLINIPKRLGEVTLRDFKAAVDRQGSFRYHFKALDPEFGTVKEEVFQDGAVVPGWEGKIVAWVEEDHGERR, encoded by the exons ATGGGAGCTAAACAGATGAAATG TCTCAGCTCAGCCAGCCCTGCTCACTCCCCCAAAGAGGAGTATGTTATCACCCATGCCACTGACACCCCCAAAGAGGAAACACTCCACAGTCAGTCAGAGGACCAGGGGGAACCTCAGGATGACAAATTTGAGGTGACAGAGAAGAAGTCTGTCGCAG AGGAGGTGTCTCTGTGTGGACTCTGTCCCTCCCTTGGGCAGGATGGGCAGGAAGAGGAGAAGTCCTGGGAGGAGCAGCTGGAGGCCCACCAGGAGCAGCTGGAGAAAGAGATGCAGGAGGCCAGGAGGATGGTGTTCCGCCTACAG GCTTTGCTGCTCCATGGCTCCCTCCCTGAGGAGGACCAGGATGGATCTGTGAGCTTCGGAGATAACCGTGCGAATGCGGAACAGCAGCTG GTCCTAATCCGCAGTCGTCTGGACCAAAGCGTGGAGGAAGGCCTTGATCTCAAG AGAGAACTCCTCAGACACAAACAGGAGGCACGCCACCTTCAGGCCATCAAG GATGCTCTGCAGCAGCGGCTGGCGGTGCAGGACGATGCTGTGCTGCAGCTAAAGCAGGAACTACTGAGGAGCAACATGGCCAAAGATCAGCTGGAAGGGGAAAAT gCAGAGCTGAAACACAAGCTGAGCGAAAGGAACAAATTCCTCAGTGAATATGAG CAGCAACTTGGGAGGAAAGACAGaatactgcagcagcagcagcagaagcttGATGAGGCTCAACATAAAGCGCATGAAGTCGGCAGAGGACGG TCATTTAGGAGTGAAAGTGGTGGTTACAGTAACTCAGTGGCTTCAACTTCACCTGCAGCATTCCAACATAGTGCACCA GGGGAGGAGCTGCAGCTGGTCAGGGAGGCTCTGCGTAGTTTGAGGGACAACTTTTCTGGCCATGATCCCCAACATCACACACTGGACACACTGGAGCAGGGCGTGGCCAGTCTCATGGACCGTTTACACTCTGTGGACGCCCAGCGTAGACATGATAGAGGG GAATTGAAATCTCCAGGACGCAGAGCAAACTCCACAGACCGTGAATCCTGGCCTCCGAGCTCAA AAATGGCCCACTCGCACAGCAGCCCAGGGTTGGACACGGCCGTCTCCACTAAAGTGCTCTACTTCACAGATCGCTCGCTCACACCGTTTCTGATCAACATCCCAAAAAG GCTGGGTGAGGTGACACTGCGAGACTTCAAGGCTGCTGTGGACAGACAAGGCAGTTTCAGATACCACTTCAAGGCCCTCGACCCAGAGTTTGGCACTGTGAAGGAGGAG GTCTTCCAGGACGGCGCAGTCGTGCCTGGCTGGGAGGGAAAGATTGTAGCATGGGTGGAGGAGGACCACGGAGAGAGGAGGTAG
- the dixdc1a gene encoding dixin-A isoform X3, whose translation MGAKQMKCLSSASPAHSPKEEYVITHATDTPKEETLHSQSEDQGEPQDDKFEVTEKKSVAEEVSLCGLCPSLGQDGQEEEKSWEEQLEAHQEQLEKEMQEARRMVFRLQALLLHGSLPEEDQDGSVSFGDNRANAEQQLVLIRSRLDQSVEEGLDLKRELLRHKQEARHLQAIKDALQQRLAVQDDAVLQLKQELLRSNMAKDQLEGENAELKHKLSERNKFLSEYEQLGRKDRILQQQQQKLDEAQHKAHEVGRGRSFRSESGGYSNSVASTSPAAFQHSAPGEELQLVREALRSLRDNFSGHDPQHHTLDTLEQGVASLMDRLHSVDAQRRHDRGEELKSPGRRANSTDRESWPPSSKMAHSHSSPGLDTAVSTKVLYFTDRSLTPFLINIPKRLGEVTLRDFKAAVDRQGSFRYHFKALDPEFGTVKEEVFQDGAVVPGWEGKIVAWVEEDHGERR comes from the exons ATGGGAGCTAAACAGATGAAATG TCTCAGCTCAGCCAGCCCTGCTCACTCCCCCAAAGAGGAGTATGTTATCACCCATGCCACTGACACCCCCAAAGAGGAAACACTCCACAGTCAGTCAGAGGACCAGGGGGAACCTCAGGATGACAAATTTGAGGTGACAGAGAAGAAGTCTGTCGCAG AGGAGGTGTCTCTGTGTGGACTCTGTCCCTCCCTTGGGCAGGATGGGCAGGAAGAGGAGAAGTCCTGGGAGGAGCAGCTGGAGGCCCACCAGGAGCAGCTGGAGAAAGAGATGCAGGAGGCCAGGAGGATGGTGTTCCGCCTACAG GCTTTGCTGCTCCATGGCTCCCTCCCTGAGGAGGACCAGGATGGATCTGTGAGCTTCGGAGATAACCGTGCGAATGCGGAACAGCAGCTG GTCCTAATCCGCAGTCGTCTGGACCAAAGCGTGGAGGAAGGCCTTGATCTCAAG AGAGAACTCCTCAGACACAAACAGGAGGCACGCCACCTTCAGGCCATCAAG GATGCTCTGCAGCAGCGGCTGGCGGTGCAGGACGATGCTGTGCTGCAGCTAAAGCAGGAACTACTGAGGAGCAACATGGCCAAAGATCAGCTGGAAGGGGAAAAT gCAGAGCTGAAACACAAGCTGAGCGAAAGGAACAAATTCCTCAGTGAATATGAG CAACTTGGGAGGAAAGACAGaatactgcagcagcagcagcagaagcttGATGAGGCTCAACATAAAGCGCATGAAGTCGGCAGAGGACGG TCATTTAGGAGTGAAAGTGGTGGTTACAGTAACTCAGTGGCTTCAACTTCACCTGCAGCATTCCAACATAGTGCACCA GGGGAGGAGCTGCAGCTGGTCAGGGAGGCTCTGCGTAGTTTGAGGGACAACTTTTCTGGCCATGATCCCCAACATCACACACTGGACACACTGGAGCAGGGCGTGGCCAGTCTCATGGACCGTTTACACTCTGTGGACGCCCAGCGTAGACATGATAGAGGG GAGGAATTGAAATCTCCAGGACGCAGAGCAAACTCCACAGACCGTGAATCCTGGCCTCCGAGCTCAA AAATGGCCCACTCGCACAGCAGCCCAGGGTTGGACACGGCCGTCTCCACTAAAGTGCTCTACTTCACAGATCGCTCGCTCACACCGTTTCTGATCAACATCCCAAAAAG GCTGGGTGAGGTGACACTGCGAGACTTCAAGGCTGCTGTGGACAGACAAGGCAGTTTCAGATACCACTTCAAGGCCCTCGACCCAGAGTTTGGCACTGTGAAGGAGGAG GTCTTCCAGGACGGCGCAGTCGTGCCTGGCTGGGAGGGAAAGATTGTAGCATGGGTGGAGGAGGACCACGGAGAGAGGAGGTAG
- the dixdc1a gene encoding dixin-A isoform X1, with amino-acid sequence MGAKQMKCLSSASPAHSPKEEYVITHATDTPKEETLHSQSEDQGEPQDDKFEVTEKKSVAEEVSLCGLCPSLGQDGQEEEKSWEEQLEAHQEQLEKEMQEARRMVFRLQALLLHGSLPEEDQDGSVSFGDNRANAEQQLVLIRSRLDQSVEEGLDLKRELLRHKQEARHLQAIKDALQQRLAVQDDAVLQLKQELLRSNMAKDQLEGENAELKHKLSERNKFLSEYEQQLGRKDRILQQQQQKLDEAQHKAHEVGRGRSFRSESGGYSNSVASTSPAAFQHSAPGEELQLVREALRSLRDNFSGHDPQHHTLDTLEQGVASLMDRLHSVDAQRRHDRGEELKSPGRRANSTDRESWPPSSKMAHSHSSPGLDTAVSTKVLYFTDRSLTPFLINIPKRLGEVTLRDFKAAVDRQGSFRYHFKALDPEFGTVKEEVFQDGAVVPGWEGKIVAWVEEDHGERR; translated from the exons ATGGGAGCTAAACAGATGAAATG TCTCAGCTCAGCCAGCCCTGCTCACTCCCCCAAAGAGGAGTATGTTATCACCCATGCCACTGACACCCCCAAAGAGGAAACACTCCACAGTCAGTCAGAGGACCAGGGGGAACCTCAGGATGACAAATTTGAGGTGACAGAGAAGAAGTCTGTCGCAG AGGAGGTGTCTCTGTGTGGACTCTGTCCCTCCCTTGGGCAGGATGGGCAGGAAGAGGAGAAGTCCTGGGAGGAGCAGCTGGAGGCCCACCAGGAGCAGCTGGAGAAAGAGATGCAGGAGGCCAGGAGGATGGTGTTCCGCCTACAG GCTTTGCTGCTCCATGGCTCCCTCCCTGAGGAGGACCAGGATGGATCTGTGAGCTTCGGAGATAACCGTGCGAATGCGGAACAGCAGCTG GTCCTAATCCGCAGTCGTCTGGACCAAAGCGTGGAGGAAGGCCTTGATCTCAAG AGAGAACTCCTCAGACACAAACAGGAGGCACGCCACCTTCAGGCCATCAAG GATGCTCTGCAGCAGCGGCTGGCGGTGCAGGACGATGCTGTGCTGCAGCTAAAGCAGGAACTACTGAGGAGCAACATGGCCAAAGATCAGCTGGAAGGGGAAAAT gCAGAGCTGAAACACAAGCTGAGCGAAAGGAACAAATTCCTCAGTGAATATGAG CAGCAACTTGGGAGGAAAGACAGaatactgcagcagcagcagcagaagcttGATGAGGCTCAACATAAAGCGCATGAAGTCGGCAGAGGACGG TCATTTAGGAGTGAAAGTGGTGGTTACAGTAACTCAGTGGCTTCAACTTCACCTGCAGCATTCCAACATAGTGCACCA GGGGAGGAGCTGCAGCTGGTCAGGGAGGCTCTGCGTAGTTTGAGGGACAACTTTTCTGGCCATGATCCCCAACATCACACACTGGACACACTGGAGCAGGGCGTGGCCAGTCTCATGGACCGTTTACACTCTGTGGACGCCCAGCGTAGACATGATAGAGGG GAGGAATTGAAATCTCCAGGACGCAGAGCAAACTCCACAGACCGTGAATCCTGGCCTCCGAGCTCAA AAATGGCCCACTCGCACAGCAGCCCAGGGTTGGACACGGCCGTCTCCACTAAAGTGCTCTACTTCACAGATCGCTCGCTCACACCGTTTCTGATCAACATCCCAAAAAG GCTGGGTGAGGTGACACTGCGAGACTTCAAGGCTGCTGTGGACAGACAAGGCAGTTTCAGATACCACTTCAAGGCCCTCGACCCAGAGTTTGGCACTGTGAAGGAGGAG GTCTTCCAGGACGGCGCAGTCGTGCCTGGCTGGGAGGGAAAGATTGTAGCATGGGTGGAGGAGGACCACGGAGAGAGGAGGTAG
- the pih1d2 gene encoding PIH1 domain-containing protein 2, which produces MSNTCSGEDALLSVNQFWSMLDDLSQNDPASYRKFIEKNVKEGAAFSAPPELDSCLHTDIEGPKKGSLYINICSWKRVPAPQDPSRPVPVCSGKLETDTNEGCDTVLDVVFNPAVLQESHKDKAEIYLLALSFAEQHHGLKLSRQYEVVSCSPKSSPNDLHRRLGFSQWPNNSKQQDTATQTPAALLQQISSLRSETQDQQPVAQIIPKAAEHKRKDLIQVISSTFVQPQKPDYQLEVKNDTAGVPRSVELTVELPKVSSMSECQLSISKDDVLLEVEDVYYLHVDFPKIVNEDTASAIFDKKKRRLTMRVDALEP; this is translated from the exons ATGTCCAACACTTGCAGTGGAGAGGATGCTTTACTGTCGGTTAATCAGTTCTGGTCAATGCTGGATGATCTTTCTCAAAATGACCCTGCATCTTACCGCAAGTTTATAGAGAAAAACGTGAAGGAAGGAGCTGCATTCAGCGCACCGCCTGAGCTCGACTCTTGTTTGCACACGGACATAGAG GGGCCCAAGAAAGGGTCGTTGTATATCAACATATGCAGCTGGAAACGTGTGCCTGCTCCTCAGGATCCCAGCAGGCCTGTACCTGTGTGCTCAGGAAAATTGGAAACAGACACAAATGAAG GTTGTGACACCGTGTTGGATGTGGTGTTTAACCCTGCAGTGCTACAGGAAAGTCATAAAGACAAAGCAGAAATCTATTTGCTTGCCTTGAGCTTTGCGGAGCAGCACCATGGGTTGAAATTATCTCGGCAATATGAAGTCGTCAGCTGTAGCCCAAAAAGTAGCCCAAATGACTTGCACCGCCGACTCGGGTTTAGCCAGTGGCCTAACAACTCCaaacaacaagacacag CTACTCAGACCCCAGCTGCCCTTTTGCAGCAGATCTCCTCTCTACGCTCAGAGACACAAGACCAGCAGCCAGTGGCCCAAATTATCCCCAAAGCTGCAGAGCACAAAAGGAAGGATTTGATCCAGGTCATCTCCTCCACATTTGTGCAGCCTCAGAAGCCAGACTACCAACTCGAGGTGAAGAATGATACAGCGGGAGTTCCTCGCAGCGTGGAATTGACAGTGGAGCTGCCAAAGGTTTCCTCCATGTCAGAATGCCAGCTGAGTATCTCGAAG GACGACGTCTTACTGGAAGTGGAGGATGTCTACTATTTACACGTGGATTTCCCAAAAATTGTAAATGAAGACACAGCGTCCGCCATCTTTGacaagaagaaaagaaggcTTACTATGAGAGTAGATGCTTTAGAACCCTAA
- the tmprss5 gene encoding transmembrane protease serine 5 — MSLDGDALSVIENPAAVSHSFPSEKTVGDAATRGVQGWFKGIHSTTHAHRLLRLLAAVCAVGLLGGLAVGVWFLVKFLLKPSYSQSPVGLGDTKETPFCNVTEDISTSDPRKVFYRISAENSLLEIQLGKLPTWLPVCYERWNSSLGTLVCRQLGYLRLTKHKGVNLTDIGPNYTNGFIQITSEHKRNLENIWQLRGSCNTGKVIALQCFECGTRAKLPRIIGGVEATLGRWPWQVSLYYSNRHTCGGSIITSQWVVTAAHCVHNYRLPQVSSWVVYAGIITRSSAKMAQHTGHAVEKIIFNKNYNHRSHDNDIALIKLQTPLNFSDTIRPVCLPQYDSDLPGGTQCWISGWGYTQPEGVHSPDTLKEAPVPIISTKKCNSSCMYNGEITPRMLCAGYLEGKVDACQGDSGGPLVCQDENVWRLVGVVSWGTGCAEPNHPGVYTKVAEFLGWIYDMIENY, encoded by the exons ATG AGTCTTGATGGAGATGCACTATCAGTGATCGAGAACCCGGCGGCTGTCAGCCATTCTTTTCCATCAGAGAAAACAGTCGGAGACGCAGCGACCAGAGGAGTGCAGGGCTGGTTTAAAGGGATTCATTCAACAACACACG CTCACAGGCTGTTGAGGCTGCTGGCAGCTGTGTGTGCAGTTGGACTCCTGGGAGGCTTGGCTGTAGGTGTCTGGTTTCTAG TAAAATTCCTTCTGAAGCCTTCCTACTCACAAAGTCCTGTGGGGCTGGGGGACACAAAGGAGACGCCTTTCTGCAACGTGACAGAGGATATTTCCACCTCTGACCCAAGGAAag TGTTTTACAGAATCAGCGCAGAGAACTCTCTCCTGGAGATCCAGCTGGGGAAGCTTCCCACCTGGCTGCCTGTGTGCTATGAGAGGTGGAACTCCTCGCTTGGGACGCTGGTCTGCAGACAGCTGGGTTATCTGAG ACTGACCAAGCATAAAGGAGTGAATCTCACTGATATCGGGCCAAACTACACTAATGGCTTTATACAAATTACCTCAGAACACAAGAGGAATCTGGAAAATATATGGCAACTCAG ggGAAGCTGTAACACAGGGAAGGTTATCGCTTTGCAGTGTTTTG AGTGCGGGACCCGAGCAAAGCTGCCCAGGATAATCGGGGGAGTGGAGGCCACGCTGGGCAGGTGGCCGTGGCAGGTCAGTCTGTACTACAGCAACCGTCACACCTGCGGAGGCTCCATCATCACCAGTCAATGGGTAGTCACAGCCGCCCATTGTGTGCACAA TTACAGACTACCTCAGGTGTCCAGCTGGGTGGTCTACGCCGGTATCATCACCCGCAGCTCAGCTAAAATGGCCCAACACACTGGACACGCTGTAGAAAAAATCATCTTCAACAAGAACTACAACCACAGGAGCCACGACAACGACATAGCCCTGATCAAACTGCAGACACCTCTAAATTTCTCAG ATACAATTAGGCCCGTGTGCTTGCCTCAGTATGACTCTGACCTTCCAGGAGGTACACAATGCTGGATCTCAGGATGGGGATACACACAACCTGAGGGGG TTCACTCACCTGACACCCTAAAAGAAGCTCCTGTTCCCATTATAAGCACGAAGAAGTGTAACAGCTCCTGCATGTACAACGGAGAGATCACACCGCGCATGCTCTGCGCAGGGTACCTGGAGGGAAAAGTGGATGCATGTCAG GGGGACAGCGGGGGTCCTCTAGTCTGCCAGGATGAAAATGTGTGGAGGCTGGTCGGGGTCGTCAGCTGGGGGACAGGCTGTGCTGAACCCAACCATCCTGGAGTTTACACCAAAGTCGCTGAATTCTTGGGCTGGATCTACGACATGATAGAG AATTACTGA